One genomic region from Microcystis panniformis FACHB-1757 encodes:
- a CDS encoding fatty acyl-AMP ligase gives MTETLIQPATLVELLRYRATTQPDGHAYTFLIDGKKETPPLTYSELDRQARAIAAYLQKYQAQGERALLLYPQSLEVVAAFCGCLYAGVIAIPVPPPESGRLKRTLPRLRAIVKDANATFALVTESILTLIEGVKEEFPEFDQMKWITTESIDISLADQWQDPQVDKSALAYLQYTSGSTNIPKGVMLSHFNLMHHCGYLQKACGYEPDSVTLTWMPYFHDYGLVEGITVPLYNGTPCYLMSPFAFIKRPMQWLKNITKYKVTHSQAPNFAYDLCTRRIKAADLAELDLSSWQAAGNAAEPINPKVMAKFVDTFADYGFSWQTFAPAYGLAEYTLLISNKPKGTTPIITALDATAYERGKIVPVSSDRTTGVRYVPSCGRRVCDTRIAMVNPDTFTLCAADEVGEIWASDPSMAAGYWQREDATKETFQAYLADTGEGPFLRTGDLGFLLDGELHITGRIKDLIIVRGSNHYPQDLEWSVQHLNEVFRPDYGAAFSIEDNGEEQLVVVQELERRSGELDTAKLIADIRQEIAEEHEIMTHAIVLAKSGTILKTASGKIQRRAIKQNFLNGNMSVIDAWSENPQLVSKFDRSISETEA, from the coding sequence ATGACTGAAACCCTAATTCAACCCGCAACCCTAGTAGAACTCTTACGTTACCGCGCCACGACACAACCGGACGGCCATGCCTACACTTTTCTTATCGATGGTAAAAAAGAAACCCCACCTTTAACCTACAGTGAACTCGATCGCCAAGCAAGAGCAATCGCCGCCTATTTGCAAAAATACCAGGCCCAAGGGGAACGCGCCCTATTACTCTATCCTCAAAGTTTAGAAGTAGTGGCCGCTTTTTGTGGTTGTCTCTACGCGGGAGTGATTGCCATTCCCGTCCCCCCACCGGAATCGGGACGACTTAAGCGCACTCTGCCCCGTTTACGGGCAATTGTCAAGGATGCTAATGCCACCTTTGCCCTAGTTACCGAAAGTATTCTGACTCTTATTGAAGGTGTTAAGGAAGAATTTCCAGAATTCGACCAAATGAAATGGATTACTACCGAAAGCATTGATATTTCGCTGGCGGACCAATGGCAAGATCCCCAGGTGGATAAATCGGCGCTTGCTTATCTGCAATATACCTCCGGTTCGACTAATATCCCCAAAGGGGTGATGTTAAGTCATTTTAACCTGATGCACCATTGCGGTTACTTGCAAAAAGCTTGTGGTTACGAACCGGATAGCGTTACCCTCACTTGGATGCCCTATTTCCACGATTACGGGTTAGTCGAAGGTATCACCGTCCCCCTCTACAACGGTACACCCTGCTATCTCATGTCTCCCTTTGCTTTTATTAAGCGTCCGATGCAGTGGTTAAAAAATATTACTAAGTACAAAGTTACTCATAGTCAGGCCCCCAACTTCGCCTATGATCTTTGTACTCGTAGGATTAAGGCTGCCGATTTAGCGGAATTAGACCTGAGCAGTTGGCAGGCCGCGGGAAATGCCGCCGAACCGATTAACCCGAAGGTCATGGCCAAATTTGTCGATACTTTTGCAGATTACGGCTTTTCTTGGCAAACTTTCGCCCCTGCCTACGGATTAGCTGAATATACCCTCTTGATTTCCAATAAACCCAAGGGAACCACCCCAATTATCACCGCTTTGGATGCAACCGCCTACGAACGCGGTAAAATTGTCCCTGTTAGTTCCGATCGAACCACGGGAGTTAGATACGTCCCCAGTTGTGGTCGTCGCGTCTGTGATACCCGTATAGCTATGGTTAATCCCGATACTTTTACCCTTTGTGCAGCCGATGAAGTGGGCGAAATTTGGGCCAGTGACCCCAGTATGGCCGCCGGATATTGGCAACGGGAAGACGCAACTAAAGAGACTTTTCAAGCTTATCTTGCTGATACGGGAGAAGGACCGTTTTTACGCACCGGAGATTTAGGTTTTCTTCTCGATGGGGAATTACATATCACGGGACGGATTAAGGATTTAATTATTGTCCGTGGCAGTAATCATTATCCCCAGGATTTAGAATGGTCAGTACAGCATCTTAATGAGGTTTTTCGTCCCGATTATGGTGCCGCTTTTTCCATTGAAGATAACGGGGAAGAACAGTTAGTTGTTGTCCAAGAATTAGAACGTCGCAGCGGGGAATTAGATACGGCTAAATTAATCGCCGATATCCGTCAAGAAATCGCCGAAGAACACGAAATTATGACCCATGCCATTGTTTTGGCTAAATCGGGAACAATTCTCAAAACTGCCAGCGGCAAAATTCAACGCCGCGCTATTAAACAGAATTTTCTCAATGGTAATATGAGTGTTATCGATGCTTGGTCAGAAAATCCTCAGTTAGTTAGTAAATTTGATCGCTCTATTTCTGAAACAGAAGCATAG
- a CDS encoding Uma2 family endonuclease, with protein MTALDMIPDVTYPPTDLWSDEPPLASDLHLQQIIILLSCLELLWRERSDYYASGNLTIYYKAEQLKKRDFWGPDFFVVLDTEKRPRKSWLVWGEQGKYPDVIVEILSDSTANIDRNNKKILYQNTFRTPNYFWFDPNTLELQGFRLIEGQYQAISPNEQGYLWSEQLGLYLGIFDRKLRYFTADGQLVPTPQEAELQQRQAKEQALLEKEQALLEKERERQAKEKLAQKLRELGIDPDTI; from the coding sequence ATGACAGCCCTAGACATGATCCCAGATGTCACCTATCCCCCCACAGATTTATGGAGTGATGAACCACCCTTGGCAAGTGATCTACACCTGCAACAGATCATCATTCTCCTTAGTTGTCTAGAATTATTATGGCGCGAGAGGAGTGATTACTACGCTTCGGGAAATCTAACCATCTACTACAAAGCGGAACAACTAAAAAAGCGCGATTTCTGGGGTCCCGATTTTTTTGTGGTTTTAGATACCGAAAAACGTCCCCGCAAAAGTTGGTTGGTTTGGGGAGAACAGGGTAAATATCCAGATGTAATTGTCGAGATTCTCTCCGATTCTACGGCCAATATTGACCGCAATAACAAGAAAATTCTCTATCAGAATACCTTTCGCACTCCTAATTATTTTTGGTTCGATCCTAATACGTTAGAATTACAAGGATTTAGACTAATTGAGGGACAATATCAAGCCATTTCTCCCAATGAACAGGGTTATCTCTGGAGTGAACAGTTAGGATTATATTTAGGGATATTTGACCGGAAACTGCGTTATTTTACCGCCGATGGTCAATTAGTCCCCACTCCTCAAGAAGCCGAATTACAGCAACGACAGGCAAAAGAACAGGCTCTTTTAGAAAAAGAACAGGCTCTTTTAGAAAAAGAAAGGGAACGACAAGCCAAGGAAAAATTGGCACAAAAATTGCGAGAATTAGGCATCGATCCCGATACAATTTAA